The stretch of DNA GCGGGACGCCCGGCGCGGCAACCCCCGGCGCCGCAGCGAGGCGATTGCGCGTCGGCGGCGGCGCGGTGTGAAGTTGCCGCCCTCCGGAAAAATCACGAGGGCGTCACCCGGGCCCAGCCCGGCCGCCAGGCCCCTGATCGCGTCCTCGGCCTGGCCGCCGAAGGGTGGAAGGAAGCAGTGGGGGACCCGCCCGATGAGGACGTCGAGAGCGGGATCGGTGCGTAGTGTCCGCTTCAGGACCGTGTGGGGGCGCAGTCCGACCTGGCTGAGCAATGTCTGAAGCAGCAGGAAGGAGTCGCCGACCCCGGCGTGCCGTGCGAAGACCAGGACCGGCGCCGCCGCGTTTCCGGTCCCGCTTGGCGGCGGGGGCGTCACCTCCACCCGGAGCCGGAAGACCCGCTCGCCCGCACGTCGTAGCAGCCGCAGCAGCCTCTCCAGCACGGCGAATGCATCGGCGGCGCGCCGCTCCTGGCGGTCCCGCCTGTCGGGCAGTCGCCGCGCCCACAGGCCGGCGGCGGCCACCAGCCCGGCCAAATCCACCAGGAGGTACACCAGGGCGAAGCCGGTGATCCGAACCGGCCTCCAGGGGCCGCGGGTGGCGAGC from Streptomyces sp. 6-11-2 encodes:
- a CDS encoding 1-acyl-sn-glycerol-3-phosphate acyltransferase, which translates into the protein MTDAVAPRRRPARLTDAVLTGLRRTTTTALLVVLIPMVAALLLAAGVLCAPVSLATRGPWRPVRITGFALVYLLVDLAGLVAAAGLWARRLPDRRDRQERRAADAFAVLERLLRLLRRAGERVFRLRVEVTPPPPSGTGNAAAPVLVFARHAGVGDSFLLLQTLLSQVGLRPHTVLKRTLRTDPALDVLIGRVPHCFLPPFGGQAEDAIRGLAAGLGPGDALVIFPEGGNFTPRRRRRAIASLRRRGLPRRASRAEQMHHVLPPQDAGALAAIAAAPTADVVFVAHTGLDVVHSARTAWSRLPLRDSVRVYWWRIPPSRVPPGDDARSEWLLTQWARVDHWIADHATPDATHA